The genomic segment TTGAATCTCTTCACAAAAAGTTCATCTGGACTCTGAAGTCTCATCGTCTGTTCTCAGCTGAGGACTGAAGCCACACCCCCCCTCCCGCCCCGTGCACCTGGCGAGAATGAATCAAGTGCTCCTTAGGGGGCTGGAGTGAGGTCAGAGCACCGGGGTGATGGTGATGAcgaaggggtgtgtgtgtgtgtgtgtgtgtgtgtgtgtgtgtgtgtgtgtgtgtgtgtgtgtgtgtgtgtgtgtgtgtgtggtgagctCACTGGCCCAGATTTACCAAGCTGACAGACTGGGGATAAACAGGGGTGGGGGGAGTCATCAGCCATTCCTCTGAACAACTgcatcattaaaacacacacacacacacacacacacacacacacacacacacacacttaactcttgaatgaatgaattactgAGAGTTAATATTAATTTCCACCATTTTCAAACAACTGAAATTTTAAGTTTAAAGCAACAATCAAAAGTCGTCATGTGGCTTTAATTGTCGTCTTCATTTTGTTATTGacaggtagtgtgtgtgtgtgtgtgtgtgtgtgtgtgtgtgtgtgtgtgtgtgtgtgcttcagttATTTCGGGGACGTCTACTTTTAGCGTCCAGCTGGGACGGGGCCGTCAGAGCAGGGCCCAGTAGGCCAGGACGCCTAATTACAGCCTGGCGTCCCACAGCCCTGCTCTCCTTATCAAAACATGGAGTCACCGCAACGCCGCCTCAACCCCGCCTCAACCCCGCCTTACTGATACACACCGACTCTCCAGGTGAACaggctgacctttgacctcctggCTACAactagagtgtgtgtgaaatctgtgttttccaGTCCGTCAGCACAGTGGcgtgttaacaaaaaaaaaaaaaccctcaggGTCGTCTGGCAGAAAAGCTCAACCTGACATCATCCAGCTGCTCCGGCCaatcaaacacatgcagacacggGGCCGAGCGCTCGTTTAGACCACGGTCCTGAAGATGGACAGCTAGCTGGCTGAACAAAGGCACTTCCCCACAGCGACTAAaagatgacaacaacaacaatctttATCAGCAGCGTGAGGATCTGTAAGTTTCAGATATCCGTCATTACAGAGGCTTCAAGTGATGAAGCTGAAACCTCCTCATCTTCACACTCTGGTGGGAGAAGAAAGATGGAAGATGCTGCATGTTTATACTGTCCCTGCTGACACCACTCTGTAGTAGAGTCAGGCACATCAGCCAGGTAAATACATCACCTGAGGATATTAGATTTATTGACATCTGTGTAAATTAGAGTTGAAACAACTGCTTGATTAATCGATTGACAAAAATCATCCACAACCGTTTTTATAGCCGATTCATTTCCTGCTTCAAAGATCCAGCAGCGGTCGGGTGATAATTTGTCGTCGTTCTGTCTTGTTGTTTATCTTGTTGATGATTTTTGCCATGAACAAGCAGCTCTACTTCCAACAAAACCTGAACCACAACCTCACACTGCGTTGAATTCCTTTCCTCAAACTGGTCTCTCAGCTGACTGAGGGTCAGTCAAACTTCAGTTTAACAGTGACGTTCAGTCATTTCGGACTGTCGTCACTTTCTGTGTCCGGTTTTACTTTGACGCGCTGCCACAAGGAAACTGACATAACTTCAAGTTAAAAGTCTCACACTTTAAATGTGCAAGCCAGAGATCTGAGGCGTGGAGCTGGTCAGCATCAGAAGTCTCGCCTCCTGTCGTCTCCTCACTTCCTCCAGCTCGCTCTAATGGCGGCAGATACAGACCTAGCATCAATATTTTACAGCTCAGGTCCTTTTAACAAGCCGGGACCATAAAactcttctgctgctgcttcctgcttcaacatcttcactgctgctgattTCAAACCGGAGCTGAAGCTGCtccaccacagacaggactgtaCGTACAGGGTGAAATGAAGCGGGACGTCGTGGAGGGATCGAGTCCTTCTCCTGGATGAAACCATGTTGAAACTGCAAGCAGGGCTCCGTCTGTCGACTCTGCCCAGTTTACACAGCAAACAAGAACAAACTGAACCATCGGGGACGTTTCCCTGTGATGGAGGAAGAGGCCGCAGAGACTCTCAGAGTGAAGACGTCCTGGTTTCCCCACAACCCCAAACATCACACCGACTTATCAATAAATACTACAGGTACCAACAGACAGGCTGATAATCCATAGTTACACTAAATATCTGACTGGTCACATCCTTCTGTTTCTATCTCTACGATAAACTGAACAACTTCTACTCGCTCTGACCTCAGAGTAAAACAGCACTGCTCCCATTCACTCTGCTTATACAATCAATTAACAGCCAAgcctctgaatcagacactctgattggctgtgacaacACCAACTGGAGCCTTTAGCGAGGTAGAATTGAGTGACTTTAGACATCAGGAGCAAAGATGGTGGATGCCAATCGATCAACTAACACAAAGACCGAGAGCAGCAATGCGCCACACAAACGGTAAAACTCCTCCAAATATTTCCTAACTTTGAGTTTTCAGTGTAAAGATCGAAGTCAGTGACTCACACTGACGAGCAGCGGCTTGATAGAAAGCGCTGATTCTTTAGTTTAAGGAGAAAAAACGGCAGGTCTGTAGCTCAAACGGTGGCGGAGTAAAGACGCTCTTAAGACAACGTGATATTTGGAAGTTCTCTCGCACAGGTTTAAGAGTTTAAGACTTTTTAGTCCAAATAGTCCCAGAAACTAAACGTAGGAACGCACAGGGACCtcagagtgtttgtgtctgtttccaccacgtctgcagcagcaggcagaTTAGGCAAATTAGACCAATAACGGATTAAAAAGTGTCTGCGTGGTttctaacaacaacaacagagtccTCAGGGTTTTTCTTTGTGGAACGGATGTTGACAAAAAGGAGTCGTGCAGGAATGGAGAAGGAAATGCAGGATTCCTGTTCTTCTGCATTGTATGAAAACTTAAAGATGTTTTTCCATCATTCTCTCACCTTAAAAACCTTGGTCAACAAACCGACAACGTTAGTCCGGCTCTCAATAATCTGATCTAACGTGAACACAACCTTAAGACAACACAACACCTGTGTCAAGTGACCGACTGCACCAACGTTACAATGGCGCTGGTCATAGAGCTGCTTCAGGCGTGTTCTGGTCTGTAATGGACTCAGTCTTCACACAACCATGACTGATTCTACATTGTTTGAAAGCTCCATGTCTCCTGATTCTAtctgtgcaaagcattttaGGATCTatatcactgcaacagctgtgACACAGGATTGGTTCAGACTTGTGGCTCCACACTAAAGATCCAACTGGAGGCCATAGATTCACTTTttaaggaggagaggggaaaaaaacaaacgtaCATTTCTACCATGTTTGTGCCTCTAACTTTGGTTCTGTCTCTTTTACTCACTCTGATTATTTAGTTGTAAAGTTTAAGGAGTTTCCTTTCAGAGGAGACCAGCATCAGGGACCAGGATTGTGTGTCTGGTTACattgaattacattttcaaatgttttaatttgttaaacAGCCCAAAAGATTCAGTTTACGatacaaaagaaaagcaggaaatctgACAGAGATTTtatcatttcagttattttttaaagcaaaaaaaacaaaaacaataatctctggtttcagcttctcaaatgagagAATTTGTCGCTTCTCTTTGTAATAACtgacagtgaactgaatatctttgggtttgggaCAAAACAACTAAACTTAAAGAAGCTGTAAGTGGTATTTTCTAGACTAATGTAATGCCAGTTCAAAAAGCTCATGTGCTTTTAAATAAACCTAACCTTTTCAACTTTCCTCCTAAAAGTGTAAAACGGTGATACTTGGTTCTGAGGTATCGATAAAGCATCGTTACAGATCATATGATCAGTTTATTGGTCGCCCTCCGACAGTAAACGCTCACATACAGGAACACTGACACCTTCACTCGTTTGTTCTGCTCAAACTTCAGCGGCCGACTGACGTTCGCCTCTTATCAGGAGCTCTGACAGAGTCATGCTGAAGGCATCCAGTGTCACACCACAACAAGTCAGAGCAgagcaaacacatacacacacactgcgtaCTGAGAGCCtgtcattacacacacacacacacacacacacacacacacacacacacacacacacacacacagtcaaccTGCTGTAGGGTGTGTTATGACAAAGACATGAACTGTgccacatttcacacatttcagcACTTAACTCCgtctcacatacacaccagaAGCCTGAATGAACAAGTCCACACACTGAATTACACCCCGATAAAAGGTCTGATGTTGGGCTCCAAATaatgattaatctgctgattattttcttgatgaatcACATGGTttcagttataataataatacatttcagagGGTAATCTCTTTACACCACTAACATTTGTTTGGCAGTAGTAGTTATTAGTTGAACTTATAAGACTTTACATAAAAAAGGTGCTGTATAATTAACATATGATGCCTTGTCATAAATTCAACTACCAAACTGAATTTTCATATCATCTGATAATAGTGAGGATCAcattactttatttactttattttattcatcttgTAGGTTCCTCTTTTAGTTCTTGTGGTTAGGggagctttttttgtttatttatttcgaTAATGTGGAGATAATGTAAAACAGGTTATCTAGTATAAtcataatcaatattttttttcttttaaaaatataaactagCTTTACCTCATTAACTGTGACCGCAACATTATACACATTAATGTAGTATTATTGGTCAGTGTTTACCAtctattaatataatatttaacagCACATTACTCATGAAACAGATACTTGTACTTATTATTTACCTGTCAATATTTGTGTACTTTTAGCTAAGGATCTAAATACTACTTATGATACTTTCAGCTAAATATATCACTTTATATTCTGATAGTAAAAAATAACTTCACTGAGGATTTTCTGATTTAATTCACAGTGTTTCTTTACTAATCTAGAATACGTTACGTTTACTCTTATACTGGAGTATTTTCACACCTaactttttgtacttttacttcagtttaaGAACCTGAGTACTTCTTCGAACTCTGCTAGCCACCAGCTAACTTAGCTAGCGTGACAAACCAAAATGGCTGCATGTGGATATTAGCTGACCGTCAGCTGGATTCACTTCTCCTTTACCAACATCTGACGTCCCAAATAAAAGTGGGGGGGCTACAAACCTTTTAGAAAATCAGAGGAAAGTGACAACAACAGTGCTACACCGCTGTAGCTAAAGGTTAGCTTCAGTCGAGCTAACTGTAACCCAGGGAATTCCGTTATTCAATGACCCGTTAGCTTTAGCCGCTAGGTTacaaacatttgggtttgatgTGCGGTGATTTTTcacttaaatgtaaaaatggaaaCGTATAAATGTGACACATTTCCTGGTTAACGTTGTCAACTTTCTTTTCAGCATCCCTTCGACTCGACACAGTCCCccggttgttgttgttgttctgaggCTGATAGGCATTTAGTTCTAAATTAAGCTAAGCTATGCTAAGCGGGCTAACCTGGAGCTCGGccctctccacctcccagtGCGCCCGCTCCATCTCGAACCGGGCCCACTCATGCTGGATGTAGTGCAGGATGCCGGGGATGGTGTACTGCTGCTGCGGCCGAGGCAGCTCGTCCGGTTGGTGTGGCACCATGACTCCTCCACCGCCACCGATCGGCGGATTAGCGCTGCTGTTGCTtcccggctgctgctgctgctgcggcggcGGAGGCTGTCGTGGAGCGCCCGCTCCgacccctcctcctccgcaGGGGTGctcatccatgttttttttaattttttttttttttttttttttttttttttagaaaagtagAAGGAAAGTCCCAGACAGCAGCGGTCCACTAAAGGATTCCCGTCCCCCCTGAAGCCCGTGTCTCCGCTCCGTGTCTGTAGCGCAGGCTCCGCCGCGACGTGAGAGGCTGGCTGCCCCCGGAGGGCTGCGGTGAGAGCGGCTGGTTGCGGACGCGGTGTCGGTGTATGGGTCTAACCGGCCGCCattactgctctctctctctccctggatCCGACGAgcgcgcgggggggggggggggggacccgGCCGCGCTGCATGACGGGACACATCATCCTGATTTTTCCCTGTCATCCAAATACATTATGTCTCATTCATCGTGCGGGGAAAAACGTAGGAAATCCCAATTTCTAATCCTGATTTCAAATCCCATGACTTGCttataaacacatacagagagataTAAACACCTTCCTCAGTCTGGACAAACCATATTACACTATTACACCTCAGGGGTTTTTACCTGCCCACTGTGACCAGCGCAGGTGGTAGTGATAATGACCCTGGTTTGACAAAGACCAAATCAAACCagtagaaaacaaaagaaacagcagaagagCACACAAAGTAAAACCATACAGAAGCTACAAATTTAgataacattacatttaaataaataaacagaactGCAAGCATCAGGCTGCAGGCCATCACACAAAGTCCAAAATATCGAAGGGCTGTATAGGTGTAGGGCTTTAAGAGCTGTGAGAATCAGGATCTTAATAATGCCACTTGGGAATAGACTGTAAATCCTCTATAAATAAATCCTCTTTACCTCaaattttaacagtttatttcccgtgttatttgtttttggcTGTCTATGGCAAACAGTAATAACgttaggaagaaaaaaaaacggtCTGAAATCTGGGCTTAACACTTAAACTCTTATTTACTATTTGTTCTGGTATCCGTAAACGCACCAGTTCAGGGCTCAACTGAGCATGCGTTAGACATGCTAACAGCTCTTGTTAGCTTCCTATCGCTGGAAACGGAAACTTcccttttgtttcatttttatttaactttaatttgaCTCATATTTGACTTTCAGGTTCTGAACCAGCGAGACGCCGCGATTAGATTAAATTAGAACAGATTATAACAATTGAGGCTATGACTGAAAGGAGCGAACAGCAGTTAGCCTGCGGTTGTTTTTAGCCCGAGTGATGGGGCTCGTTTAGCCGCAGTTTAGAGACAAGCCGCCGGTAAGTCAAAGAAACGTTAATATCGTTAATAACTGACACACGACACAGTTTAACGGTCATATATCAGAattaaactacatttaaaaagacGTTATTAACGGTTGGACCACGGGTTACATGTGTGATGCCTTCAATAGCTCCTCGGACACCCCAAATAGAAGCCGTAAACGCAGCTTCTCCGTGTGATAAAGTTTAGTTTATTATGTGACAATTTGTCTTCAAATGTCAAgtgttataaatatataaaatcaaaaatcaaggcttcattaaaaaatatgtcCCCATCCCGCTTTGTGAATATGTTTATATCGACCTTTAACAGTAAATgcataaaacacaggaaatgtaaatgtaggaTTTAACAGGTTTTGACCATCGTAGTATCAGTATCATAGgatataaaataaatctgctgaGATTATTatagctgcaactaacaattagcctactttcatttttatttaatcttctgattattttcttgttattaaTGGATAAATTTGTTTATAACACGTCAGAAACAGTCAGTACTGCTCCTGATCATTTAAGGCGGAATAAAATCgtctggttccagcttcactAATGTGGGActgtgatgctttttttttgagtcttataaaaataacaaactgaaaatctgGATTTTGGACTTTTAATTGAATAAAAGGTATTTGAGCTGTGGGAAACTAAAATGTGctatttttttactttgttcttTAGATGTTCACTATCATGGCgattgaaagaaaattaatttacacgtatttttttataattcatcacttaaacatttgaacattttaatttttcaaacaaaaacttttatgtggttgcagcttctcaaatatgaagaTTTGCTGTTTATCTTTCTcatatgtaaatgtacattGAATATCTTTGGCCTGTTagtcggacaaaacaagcagtttgaaGACGTCACTGTGGCCTCAGAGAAACTGAATGATATTTTCtcatattacatatattattgattgattaataataataaataattggcAGGTGCAGCCATCGGTCGAGTCATAGACTGAACGTCCAAGGTGACTTCTTCAGATGTCCTGTTGACCAAtggtccaaaacccaaagatccAGTCCACTGTGGTTTTTACTCTGAGAAAAGCAGGAAGTCTTCATTTTACTGAGGCTGAAAACACGAGGCTTTAAAGGCTACAATGAGCtaaaaacagagacaacagctttggagaaaataaagaaaaacacctgcGATGATTCTCACATTGTTTGTCTTGTCTGACAAACCTTTAAAAACCTGAAGCTTTCCAGTTAATAAttctgtgtttacctgtggcCTCTCGTCACAGGTGTCAGAAGACTCTAAATTCCAATTATATTTTCTCACTGAACACATCTTCAGTGTCAAAGAAGTTAAAGTGGCtggttttcacacaaaaaagcaaagattagatCTTAACACTTGTCTTTAATCGATTATTAAAGTAGCTGCTGGTTCTTTATCCGTTGAAGGACCAACTGCTGAAGTGACGTTTCAGCTCCGTCCCTCTGGGTTTCAGGCCGGCGTCCGATCACAGGATGATCAAGTTCGTGCTGATGGTGAACCGGCAGGGCCAGACCAGACTGTCCAGGTATTACCATCCTGTGGAGCTGAGCAGGAGAGCGGCGCTGGAGTCCGACGTGGTCCGCTGCTGCCTGAGCCGCAAGAAAGACCAGGTACCTGAAGTACACACGAGGTTTAGGTTTGAAACCGGTGTAAAAACAGCGGCGTGTTCCCTGAACTGCTCCCGTCTGTTTCCAGTGTTCGTTCGTGGAGTATAAAGACTTTAAACTGGTCTATCGTCAGTACGCCGCTCTGTACATCGTGGTCggagtcacagacacagaggtgagGCGTAGCTATAGAAACAACAATGAATAGATAATAAAGTTACATTGAAATAATTGATTAGAAACAATCAAACATATTGGAAACAACCCGAGACTCTAAAGATTTTTTAGCTGCAAATCTGAgatgtttgatttgaaatgttcagtgtgtgttgttgtgtgttgggTTCATTCATAcactgtgtgtgagtcagtgtgtgtcctCCGGTCTCCCACAGAACGAGCTGTCCATCTACGAGCTGGTCCACAACTTTGTGGAGGTTCTGGATAAATACTTCAGCCGAGTGGTGAGTTCACTGCCAACACAACTGAACACGCCTCCTGTCTGTGCACACCTGTCTGTGCACACCTGTCTGTGCACACCTGTCTGTGCACACCTGTCTGTGCGAGGAGCAGATACACGCTGATCAGAGTTGAGTGTCTCTGACCTGGAACAAAGTGATGTGGAGCTTTTTATAGAGAGAATGACGGGATGAGTCATGGCGGGAGACGACGGGCCCCTGTGGGTCAGAGGCCCCGGGGCCTGTTGACTAATCCGTCCATGTGTCATTAGGGTTTAAATCAAAGTGTTTATATGTCTaggtcagtggttcccaacctgtggggcggggcccactggtgggctaCGAAGGTACTGCAAGTGGGTCGACAATTCATTTgataaacagaacagaacaattttggtgaaaagatgtaaataaaaaaatgtatatataaataattaatgtttttaaatgttttaaagcaaactgacatttaaaatgtttaaaaactttttttctctcatattAAAACAGTGATCAGTCAATGACAGGAGCTTCTGTGTTGGACCACATCACTTGTCTGATCTCTCAGTCTGATTTAAGATAAACGATTAAACGATCACATCGATGGATAAAACCAGAGACTCggaaagaaaacagatttattcTCCTGTGTTGTTTCGGGGTCGGACGTGAGCCGTCAACATTTTTGAGATGAAgtggccatgagttggaaaagttTGGGAACCGCTGATTTAGATAAAAAACAactacacacacctgtgtgaacatctgtctgataatcacctgtgtgtttgtttcccaaCAGAGTGAACTGGACGTATCCTTGACTCTGATCACATCACACCGATACCAAGTGTCAATATATTGATTATAGAAAAGGCTCAGTTCTCTACAGGAAGTGAACGAGTCGTGTTTAAGTCTCTCGATGTGTTTGTCAGTTCTTCGCTGTGATGTTGTCGGAGATTTAACGAATAATCACTGaatgttttctcatttaaaaaactttattttacatatttcatgttttatcagtattctagattttacattttaactcTTGCTTCTCAAACGGGACcgtgttctgtttctgttctaaTGATCACAAAGTGAGTCTCATGACGACGTTTTATAGAAGCAATAATTTCAGCAGATgcgtttgttt from the Seriola aureovittata isolate HTS-2021-v1 ecotype China chromosome 13, ASM2101889v1, whole genome shotgun sequence genome contains:
- the ap4s1 gene encoding AP-4 complex subunit sigma-1 isoform X1 encodes the protein MIKFVLMVNRQGQTRLSRYYHPVELSRRAALESDVVRCCLSRKKDQCSFVEYKDFKLVYRQYAALYIVVGVTDTENELSIYELVHNFVEVLDKYFSRVSELDIMFNLDRVHIILDEMIQNGHIVETNKSRVLAPLTALDKMADG
- the ap4s1 gene encoding AP-4 complex subunit sigma-1 isoform X2, with the protein product MIKFVLMVNRQGQTRLSRYYHPVELSRRAALESDVVRCCLSRKKDQCSFVEYKDFKLVYRQYAALYIVVGVTDTENELSIYELVHNFVEVLDKYFSRVIMFNLDRVHIILDEMIQNGHIVETNKSRVLAPLTALDKMADG